Proteins from a genomic interval of Pseudodesulfovibrio nedwellii:
- a CDS encoding AzlD domain-containing protein, producing the protein MLDMSDYWPVVLGIGVGVFLIRYSFILIIDKVTLPEMVQRMLRYIPASVLPALIVPAVLLHKDGGVTTFAGWDQLAAALIAVLVAWKTRNMLATIASGMIVLWGILFFL; encoded by the coding sequence CGTCGTGTTGGGTATTGGTGTTGGTGTGTTTTTGATCCGGTATTCTTTTATTTTGATCATCGACAAGGTGACATTGCCGGAGATGGTGCAACGGATGCTTCGATACATTCCCGCCTCGGTGCTTCCTGCGCTGATCGTCCCGGCGGTGCTTCTGCATAAGGACGGTGGTGTGACAACATTTGCCGGATGGGATCAACTGGCTGCTGCTTTGATCGCTGTTCTGGTCGCATGGAAGACCCGGAATATGTTGGCGACTATTGCTTCCGGCATGATTGTCTTGTGGGGAATTCTGTTTTTTTTATAA
- a CDS encoding sigma-54 dependent transcriptional regulator — MSARTVLFIAEPQSVTGIFPTLQKAGLQAGLADNLTGALGFIKKSSPCLVFCRPELQGFDAKSFLTQAQSVEGFPPVVIFSASGSAEQATEYLELGARDYWIEPLVWEKIKLVLPEPEPEPEPEPAPTVSPKSAAAAPSTPSKFQIIGRHNAVLRVLALARQVAGSKATVLISGESGTGKEMFARYLHHNSTRTDKPFVAINCAALPEHLLESELFGHEKGAFTGAINRKLGKFELADGGTILLDEITEMDLGLQAKLLRVLQESEFDRVGGVETVNIDVRVLATTNRDIETTVKEGKFRQDLFYRLNVIPLALPSLKERGDDVILLAEYFTNKFTATYGLDRLAFAEDAKKWLMSYDWPGNVRELQNLMERAVLLAGQGPIQTKHFLMGDEQWTPDDLSSIDADQQAVSETAPPSTPDEALSVMPIHEMEKRLILKSLEETTGNRTRAAELLGISVRTLRNKLNEYKKQGVEV; from the coding sequence ATGTCGGCTAGAACAGTACTTTTCATCGCGGAACCGCAATCCGTCACAGGCATCTTCCCCACCTTGCAAAAGGCGGGGTTGCAGGCCGGGTTGGCTGACAATCTCACTGGCGCACTCGGCTTCATCAAAAAGTCCAGTCCGTGCCTCGTTTTCTGCCGACCAGAACTTCAAGGCTTTGATGCCAAAAGCTTTCTGACGCAGGCGCAATCCGTTGAAGGATTCCCGCCCGTGGTCATTTTCTCCGCATCCGGTTCTGCCGAGCAAGCCACTGAATACCTTGAACTCGGTGCACGTGATTACTGGATCGAACCGTTGGTCTGGGAAAAAATCAAGCTGGTCCTCCCGGAACCTGAACCGGAGCCCGAACCAGAACCGGCACCAACCGTATCACCCAAATCCGCAGCCGCCGCACCGTCCACACCCAGCAAATTTCAAATCATAGGCCGCCACAATGCGGTTTTACGTGTTCTTGCCCTTGCCCGACAGGTGGCAGGTTCCAAGGCCACCGTGCTCATCTCCGGTGAATCCGGCACAGGTAAAGAAATGTTCGCGCGGTATTTGCATCACAATTCGACCCGCACGGACAAACCATTCGTGGCGATCAACTGCGCGGCCCTGCCTGAGCATCTCCTTGAATCCGAACTCTTCGGCCATGAAAAAGGTGCGTTCACCGGAGCCATCAATCGCAAACTTGGCAAGTTTGAACTGGCTGACGGCGGCACCATTCTGCTTGATGAAATCACGGAAATGGACCTCGGCCTCCAAGCCAAACTGTTACGCGTATTGCAAGAATCGGAATTTGATCGCGTGGGTGGCGTGGAAACAGTCAACATTGATGTACGCGTACTCGCGACCACCAACCGCGACATCGAAACCACAGTCAAAGAAGGCAAGTTCCGTCAGGACCTGTTCTATCGCCTGAACGTCATCCCGTTGGCCCTACCCTCTCTCAAAGAACGGGGCGATGATGTCATTCTGTTAGCGGAATATTTTACCAACAAATTTACGGCTACTTATGGCCTTGATCGACTCGCCTTTGCAGAGGACGCCAAAAAATGGCTCATGTCCTATGATTGGCCAGGCAACGTGCGCGAACTCCAGAACCTCATGGAACGCGCCGTGCTTCTCGCCGGACAAGGTCCCATTCAAACCAAGCACTTTCTCATGGGCGACGAACAATGGACACCTGACGATCTGTCATCCATTGATGCTGACCAACAGGCCGTTTCCGAAACCGCGCCACCGTCCACCCCGGATGAAGCTTTGTCAGTCATGCCCATCCATGAAATGGAAAAACGACTTATTCTCAAAAGCCTTGAAGAAACTACCGGCAACCGCACTCGCGCCGCCGAACTCCTCGGCATCTCGGTCCGTACTCTCCGCAACAAACTTAACGAATATAAAAAGCAGGGCGTAGAAGTCTAA
- a CDS encoding SulP family inorganic anion transporter translates to MAFSLRAQFKTYAPKSITYLKSYSLTALQRDLGAGVTVGIVALPLAMAFAIASGASPQTGLFTAIVAGFVISAFGGTRFQIGGPTGAFVVIISGVIARNGFEGLMLATILAGLLLVVMGLLRLGRLLQYIPYPVTAGFTSGIGLLIFTSQLKDFLGLQISAMPSAFAEQIMACAHALPTALPATFGIGALTLAIMLIVRRYIPRIPAPFAGIVVGSIAAWSLGLQIETIGSKFGGIPSTMPDFVPLTGISLATIRNILPDALTIAVLAGMESLLSATVADGMSGDRHNSSTELVAQGLANIASPLFGGLPATGAIARTATNIRAGAFTPMAGIFHVLTLVVFIKFMAPVASLIPLSSLAAVLMVVAWDMSEPHRLKRLFLAPKSDSMVMLSTFLLTVFVGLTVAVEIGVVLAAVLFMKRMSELVDIHSLDTGLPEDAIISRRTGNPRVVVYEIAGPLFFGMTQRFIDIMRFTRKKPEILVLCMRLVPIIDATGLEGLETVIRKGQSRGIRVILSGVNPRIMKIMIRLGTDKVVGSDNIFQDFSTAVAATLPYFEEEAEADEVVGKVQHCA, encoded by the coding sequence ATGGCTTTTTCATTGCGTGCGCAATTTAAAACGTACGCTCCCAAAAGTATTACCTATTTGAAATCCTACTCGCTGACTGCGCTGCAACGGGATTTGGGTGCGGGTGTCACGGTTGGCATCGTTGCGCTACCGTTGGCCATGGCTTTTGCCATCGCGTCCGGGGCCAGTCCGCAAACTGGTCTGTTCACCGCTATTGTTGCCGGTTTTGTTATTTCAGCCTTTGGTGGTACCCGTTTTCAAATCGGTGGACCGACCGGCGCATTCGTCGTTATCATATCCGGCGTTATTGCCCGAAATGGTTTTGAAGGCCTGATGCTCGCCACTATTTTGGCCGGACTGTTGCTTGTGGTCATGGGATTGCTTCGGCTTGGAAGATTGCTGCAGTATATTCCGTATCCGGTCACAGCCGGATTTACCTCTGGCATTGGCCTCTTGATTTTTACATCCCAGTTGAAAGACTTCTTGGGATTGCAGATCAGCGCTATGCCGTCTGCCTTTGCTGAGCAGATAATGGCATGTGCGCATGCCCTACCGACTGCACTGCCTGCAACTTTTGGTATCGGCGCATTGACATTGGCAATCATGTTGATTGTCCGCCGTTACATTCCACGTATCCCGGCTCCTTTTGCCGGAATAGTTGTTGGTTCAATCGCGGCGTGGTCTTTGGGGCTACAGATCGAGACCATCGGAAGCAAGTTCGGTGGCATTCCTTCGACCATGCCTGATTTTGTCCCTCTGACCGGGATAAGTCTTGCAACTATCCGGAACATTCTTCCTGATGCTTTGACCATCGCAGTGCTGGCGGGCATGGAATCACTGTTGAGTGCCACGGTGGCAGACGGCATGAGCGGTGACAGGCATAACTCTTCCACGGAATTAGTCGCACAGGGATTGGCTAATATTGCCTCTCCGTTGTTCGGCGGCTTGCCTGCCACGGGAGCCATTGCCCGTACCGCCACCAATATCCGGGCCGGAGCATTTACGCCCATGGCCGGTATTTTCCATGTTCTAACATTGGTAGTGTTTATTAAATTCATGGCACCAGTTGCGTCGCTCATTCCCCTTTCCAGTCTCGCCGCCGTTTTGATGGTAGTGGCTTGGGATATGAGTGAGCCCCATCGTTTGAAACGCCTTTTTCTGGCGCCCAAGTCCGATTCCATGGTGATGTTGAGCACCTTTTTGCTGACGGTTTTTGTTGGTCTGACTGTGGCGGTGGAGATTGGCGTTGTGCTGGCGGCTGTGCTGTTCATGAAGCGCATGAGTGAACTGGTGGATATTCACAGTCTCGATACAGGTTTACCTGAAGATGCGATCATCAGTCGTCGAACCGGAAACCCCAGAGTGGTTGTGTATGAGATTGCAGGTCCGCTCTTTTTCGGTATGACGCAACGGTTTATCGATATCATGCGATTTACTCGCAAGAAACCGGAAATTCTCGTGCTTTGCATGCGGCTTGTCCCCATCATCGACGCGACGGGACTAGAAGGATTGGAAACGGTTATTCGCAAGGGACAATCTCGTGGTATCCGAGTTATCCTGTCAGGGGTAAACCCGAGAATCATGAAGATTATGATCCGGCTTGGTACGGACAAAGTCGTTGGTAGCGATAATATCTTTCAGGATTTTTCAACTGCCGTTGCCGCAACGTTGCCTTATTTTGAAGAAGAAGCAGAAGCGGATGAAGTTGTGGGTAAGGTCCAGCATTGCGCGTAA